A DNA window from Comamonas fluminis contains the following coding sequences:
- a CDS encoding IclR family transcriptional regulator, whose amino-acid sequence MDKERAGIQSVEVGFSLVEALAQAHGPLMLKDLAAAAGMSAAKAHRYLVSFQRIGLVAQDERNSRYDLGPAALKIGLASIARLDPVRLARERIPALLETLNHTLAIAVWGNHGPTIVHWEESAQAVTANLRLGDVMPMLASATGRCFSAWLPREVTAPLLEPEIERARKARRQDLPQTEEAVAAMLAEVRERGTARVVDTVLPGIVAFCVPVFDASGHIVLGLMTLGSLATFDPEYGGAIDTPLQAAARQLSSDLGWGAAAS is encoded by the coding sequence ATGGACAAGGAACGCGCAGGGATTCAATCGGTAGAAGTCGGTTTCTCGCTGGTCGAGGCCCTGGCGCAGGCGCATGGCCCACTGATGCTCAAGGACCTGGCCGCCGCCGCCGGCATGAGCGCGGCCAAGGCCCACCGCTATCTGGTCAGCTTTCAGCGCATCGGGCTGGTGGCGCAGGATGAGCGCAATTCCCGCTATGACCTGGGGCCAGCGGCGCTCAAGATTGGCTTGGCCTCCATCGCCCGGCTGGACCCGGTGCGCCTGGCCCGCGAGCGCATTCCGGCATTGCTGGAGACACTGAACCACACGCTGGCCATTGCCGTCTGGGGCAACCACGGCCCCACCATCGTGCACTGGGAAGAATCGGCCCAGGCCGTGACCGCCAATCTGCGCCTGGGCGATGTCATGCCCATGCTGGCCTCGGCCACAGGCCGCTGCTTTAGCGCATGGCTACCCCGCGAGGTGACTGCACCGCTGCTGGAGCCTGAAATTGAACGCGCCCGCAAGGCCCGCCGCCAGGACCTGCCGCAAACCGAAGAAGCCGTGGCCGCCATGCTGGCCGAGGTGCGCGAGCGCGGCACGGCCCGCGTGGTGGATACCGTGCTGCCCGGTATCGTGGCCTTTTGCGTGCCGGTCTTCGATGCATCCGGCCACATCGTGCTGGGCCTGATGACCCTGGGGTCGCTGGCGACTTTCGACCCGGAATATGGTGGAGCCATAGACACGCCGCTGCAGGCCGCCGCCCGCCAGCTCTCCAGCGACCTGGGCTGGGGCGCCGCCGCCAGCTGA
- a CDS encoding sensor domain-containing diguanylate cyclase has protein sequence MQSPKIPDANRSAARLDLRRLILVLTICSALIPFANTFYAGYLVQRQQLIDTTLDGHYAYATKLARSTDDFLQSALQQLDYSAKLMAGHMKDNVFLGEEATRLRLQTKSFNSVTIIDNTGYVLATSPETLQIAGKTLTTSGIVETLQTKGPVISQPYMAVTGNFIVFISQPVFAEDGQYLGAVGGSIYLKQESMLDTLLGSHFYEDGSYVFVVDKNKHIIYHPDGKRVGNQVNNNDAINQISLGESGKMPLINSQGREMLAGYAIVPSTGWGIVAQRPKAATLAPLNDLMRSVLYKTLPIAILMLLLIWWSARRIASPLRQLANGARDMDRPETADKIQSVKSWYFESHELKKAMLKGIDLLQRNITKLREDVNTDPLTGLGNRRHLEAAITAFQAQETPFAVLAIDIDHFKKVNDNFGHDAGDKVLKQLARQMRDVSRANDVPCRVGGEEFLLLLPGAPLHSAAQVAERLRALVEHTELPVVGRITISLGVAHWPDSDDDMQAVFKQADAMLYAAKRGGRNRVEVAATVEPA, from the coding sequence ATGCAATCACCGAAGATACCCGATGCCAACCGCAGCGCTGCCCGGCTGGATCTGCGCCGCCTGATTCTGGTGCTCACGATCTGCAGCGCCCTGATTCCGTTTGCCAACACCTTCTACGCCGGCTACCTGGTGCAGCGCCAGCAGCTGATAGACACCACGCTGGACGGCCACTACGCCTATGCCACCAAGCTGGCGCGCAGCACGGATGACTTTCTGCAATCGGCCCTGCAACAACTGGACTACAGCGCCAAGCTGATGGCCGGGCACATGAAGGACAACGTCTTCCTGGGCGAAGAAGCCACGCGGCTGCGCCTGCAGACCAAGAGTTTCAACTCCGTCACCATCATCGACAACACCGGCTATGTGCTGGCCACATCGCCCGAGACACTGCAGATCGCAGGCAAGACGCTGACCACCAGTGGCATTGTGGAAACCCTGCAGACCAAAGGCCCGGTCATCAGCCAGCCTTATATGGCGGTTACCGGCAACTTCATTGTCTTTATCTCGCAGCCTGTTTTTGCGGAAGACGGCCAGTACCTGGGCGCCGTGGGCGGCAGCATCTACCTCAAGCAGGAAAGCATGCTGGATACGCTGCTGGGCTCGCACTTCTATGAAGACGGCTCCTATGTCTTCGTCGTGGACAAGAACAAGCACATCATCTACCACCCTGATGGCAAGCGCGTGGGCAACCAGGTGAACAACAACGACGCCATCAACCAAATCAGCCTGGGTGAATCCGGCAAGATGCCGCTGATCAACAGCCAGGGCCGCGAAATGCTGGCGGGCTATGCCATCGTGCCGTCCACAGGCTGGGGCATCGTGGCCCAGCGCCCCAAGGCGGCAACACTGGCGCCCCTCAACGATCTGATGCGATCCGTGCTGTACAAGACACTGCCTATCGCCATTTTGATGCTGCTGCTGATCTGGTGGAGCGCCCGCCGCATTGCCAGCCCGCTGCGCCAGCTGGCCAATGGTGCGCGTGACATGGACAGGCCCGAAACCGCTGACAAGATTCAGTCCGTCAAGTCCTGGTACTTTGAATCGCACGAGCTGAAAAAAGCCATGCTCAAGGGCATTGACCTGCTGCAGCGCAACATCACCAAGCTGCGCGAGGACGTGAACACCGACCCGCTGACTGGCCTGGGCAACCGCCGCCACCTGGAGGCCGCCATCACCGCCTTCCAGGCGCAGGAGACACCATTTGCCGTGCTGGCCATAGACATCGACCACTTCAAGAAGGTCAACGACAACTTTGGCCACGATGCGGGCGACAAGGTCCTCAAGCAACTGGCCCGGCAGATGCGCGATGTCTCGCGTGCCAATGACGTGCCCTGCCGCGTGGGGGGTGAAGAGTTCTTGCTGCTGCTGCCCGGCGCACCGCTGCACAGCGCCGCCCAGGTGGCAGAGCGCCTGCGTGCACTGGTTGAACATACCGAGCTGCCCGTGGTGGGCCGCATCACCATCTCACTGGGCGTGGCGCACTGGCCCGACAGCGATGACGATATGCAGGCCGTGTTCAAGCAGGCAGACGCCATGCTCTACGCCGCCAAACGTGGCGGGCGCAACCGGGTGGAAGTGGCAGCCACGGTGGAGCCTGCCTGA
- a CDS encoding RidA family protein, translated as MNIPSILKTTVTASALGAATLLTGCAATTAGGGDVVRYKTPGSTFPIAAAVEIPTDARTVYLSGKVPPVVDKSKPATDPAAYGGDTEGQTVAILKGLEEQLKSMNLTMSDVVKMQVFLVADPAKGGKMDFAGFMRGYTQFFGTAAQPHLPARSAFQIAALANPAWYVEIEVVAVRAAKAKP; from the coding sequence ATGAACATTCCATCCATCCTCAAGACCACCGTCACCGCTTCCGCTCTGGGTGCAGCCACCCTGCTCACCGGCTGCGCCGCCACCACTGCGGGCGGCGGCGATGTGGTGCGCTACAAGACACCGGGCTCCACCTTCCCCATCGCTGCGGCGGTAGAAATTCCCACCGATGCCCGCACCGTCTATCTCTCGGGCAAGGTGCCGCCCGTGGTGGACAAGTCCAAGCCCGCCACAGACCCTGCTGCCTATGGCGGCGACACCGAAGGCCAGACCGTGGCCATTCTCAAGGGGCTGGAAGAACAGCTCAAAAGCATGAACCTCACCATGAGCGATGTGGTGAAGATGCAGGTCTTCCTGGTCGCAGACCCGGCCAAGGGCGGCAAGATGGACTTTGCTGGCTTCATGCGCGGCTACACCCAGTTCTTTGGCACAGCAGCCCAGCCCCATCTGCCCGCACGCTCGGCCTTCCAGATCGCCGCACTGGCCAACCCCGCCTGGTATGTAGAAATCGAAGTGGTGGCCGTTCGCGCCGCCAAAGCAAAACCCTAA
- a CDS encoding excalibur calcium-binding domain-containing protein encodes MTSCEEATYFLRNCPGTKMDGNGDGVPCEKQWCR; translated from the coding sequence ATGACTTCTTGTGAAGAGGCAACCTATTTCTTGCGTAACTGTCCTGGCACCAAGATGGATGGCAACGGAGATGGAGTGCCATGCGAAAAGCAGTGGTGCCGTTAA
- a CDS encoding DUF3108 domain-containing protein yields MGSPRKSYKALIPVTGVVLTAHAVVLLGLPTLPQPQPPAPPPVVMDTRMVELAPPPPAPASPAPPAPEPAPQPAPAPKPRLRPRPAPVPAPAPSESPAPEETQENQPQPQEKPAPAAPESEAPPPAPQPPAPAPEPPADPPEANGSDTARPLQVTPAGAAPLPPGTVLPVTLPNSATLEFNASGQVKGFQYSAGAQLQWQHDGQYYQARQSISMFLMGERSQTSEGLITPQGLQPLNFTDKGRKTQSASFDVAAGKGHYSGGTADAAISDGIQDRLSVFLQLSALIAGSPEKYPPGTVIELTSSSARAAARWQFRVGATEALELPIGSVMAVRLDKLPSKSSDQHGAVWLAPAMQYLPVRIKLTQGHDDFVDLQLKRYAPAPQ; encoded by the coding sequence ATGGGCAGCCCCCGCAAGTCCTACAAAGCACTGATTCCCGTCACCGGCGTGGTGCTGACTGCCCACGCCGTCGTGCTGCTGGGCCTGCCAACGCTGCCCCAGCCACAACCACCGGCACCGCCGCCTGTGGTCATGGACACCCGCATGGTGGAGCTGGCACCGCCGCCGCCCGCTCCGGCATCCCCTGCTCCCCCTGCCCCTGAGCCAGCGCCACAACCGGCCCCGGCGCCCAAACCTCGCCTCAGGCCCAGACCTGCGCCTGTGCCCGCACCAGCCCCATCAGAGTCACCAGCACCTGAAGAAACTCAGGAAAATCAGCCTCAACCCCAGGAAAAACCTGCGCCAGCCGCTCCTGAATCAGAAGCACCACCTCCTGCGCCGCAACCACCAGCACCCGCCCCGGAGCCTCCAGCCGATCCGCCCGAAGCCAATGGCAGCGACACAGCACGCCCCCTGCAAGTCACCCCCGCAGGGGCTGCGCCACTGCCGCCGGGCACGGTGCTGCCCGTGACGCTGCCCAACTCAGCCACGCTGGAGTTCAATGCCTCGGGCCAGGTCAAAGGCTTTCAATACTCTGCGGGCGCCCAGTTGCAGTGGCAGCACGATGGTCAGTACTACCAGGCACGCCAGTCCATCAGTATGTTTTTGATGGGCGAGCGCTCCCAGACCAGCGAAGGCCTGATTACGCCGCAAGGCCTGCAGCCACTGAACTTCACCGACAAGGGCCGCAAAACCCAGTCGGCCAGCTTTGACGTGGCCGCTGGCAAAGGCCACTACAGCGGCGGCACGGCTGACGCCGCAATTTCCGACGGCATTCAGGACCGGCTCAGCGTCTTTCTGCAGCTATCGGCGCTGATTGCGGGTTCCCCCGAAAAATACCCGCCCGGCACCGTCATTGAGCTGACCTCCAGCAGTGCCCGCGCCGCGGCGCGCTGGCAGTTCCGCGTGGGCGCAACCGAGGCGCTGGAGCTGCCCATTGGCAGCGTCATGGCCGTGCGGCTGGACAAGCTGCCCAGCAAAAGCAGCGACCAGCATGGCGCCGTCTGGCTGGCCCCGGCCATGCAATACCTGCCCGTGCGCATCAAACTGACGCAGGGACACGACGACTTTGTGGACCTGCAGCTCAAGAGATACGCCCCCGCGCCGCAGTGA
- a CDS encoding TraB/GumN family protein, with the protein MPTSVMQRRLLALSLTLCCGWAQAAPEADKSLQDIPMPAVAQAASCPTKASMPSSGEMKAIARAAQDRGLLWRVSNGGRESWLYGTSHVGRRTWLVPGRTVMEAMGKADKLALELNVMDPEVVKGIAQGMKARDDAPELEAALAARLQVQRDKACAQDIAVLRPDAQVIALQAMSARGQGVYPDYGVDMLLAGMAAGLKKPVVGLETPELQIRELFSEDPQEVAESVDDGLKQLENGKASEQVHLIADLWADGKQEKLEKYADWCDCANTPRERAQLKRLIDDRNPGMADGIVNLLKEGDSVFAAVGALHMVGPNGLPTLLRKKGYKVERVPFKSKPSKPMEAQ; encoded by the coding sequence ATGCCGACATCTGTAATGCAACGCCGACTGCTGGCCCTGAGCCTGACGCTGTGCTGCGGCTGGGCCCAGGCAGCCCCCGAAGCCGATAAATCGCTGCAGGACATTCCCATGCCCGCAGTGGCACAGGCCGCCAGCTGCCCGACCAAGGCCAGCATGCCCAGTTCCGGCGAGATGAAAGCGATAGCCCGCGCCGCGCAGGACAGGGGCTTGCTCTGGCGTGTCAGCAATGGCGGGCGCGAGAGCTGGCTGTATGGCACATCCCATGTGGGGCGCCGTACCTGGCTGGTGCCCGGTCGCACGGTGATGGAGGCCATGGGCAAGGCCGACAAGCTGGCGCTGGAGCTCAATGTGATGGACCCGGAAGTCGTCAAAGGCATTGCCCAAGGCATGAAAGCGCGTGACGACGCCCCCGAGCTGGAAGCTGCACTGGCGGCGCGGCTGCAGGTGCAGCGCGACAAGGCCTGTGCACAGGACATAGCGGTGCTGCGCCCCGATGCGCAGGTGATTGCCTTGCAGGCCATGTCTGCCCGTGGTCAGGGCGTGTATCCAGACTATGGCGTGGACATGCTGCTGGCCGGGATGGCCGCAGGCCTGAAAAAGCCGGTGGTGGGCCTTGAAACGCCAGAGCTGCAGATTCGTGAACTGTTTTCCGAAGACCCCCAGGAAGTGGCTGAAAGCGTGGACGATGGCCTCAAACAGTTGGAAAACGGCAAGGCATCCGAGCAAGTCCACCTGATCGCCGACCTGTGGGCCGATGGCAAACAGGAGAAGCTGGAGAAATACGCCGACTGGTGCGACTGCGCCAACACCCCGCGTGAGCGTGCCCAGCTCAAACGCCTGATCGACGACCGTAACCCTGGCATGGCGGACGGCATCGTCAACCTGCTCAAGGAAGGTGACTCCGTCTTTGCCGCCGTGGGCGCGCTGCACATGGTGGGGCCCAACGGCCTGCCCACCTTGCTGCGCAAAAAAGGCTACAAGGTCGAACGGGTGCCCTTCAAATCCAAGCCATCAAAACCGATGGAAGCCCAATAA
- a CDS encoding Bug family tripartite tricarboxylate transporter substrate binding protein, with protein MDRRQFLAAVAAGSAAAASPFAMAQDWPANPVRWVVPYPPGGGTDVLARTVAEAMRKTLNQTIVVDNRPGASTNIGGQMVASAKPDGYTIMSADNAILAYNEHLFSKLPFNPDKDFTYVGGISRFPMALVVNPAFEAKDFKEFLAYAKANPGKLNYASPGNGSPHHLAMELFKNRTGTSLTHIPYKGAAPALADVMGGQVPCMFLDLASGLPVIQSGKVRALAIGTAKRVPNLPNVPTLAELGLKDSEVYAFQGILGPKGLPPAIVQRINADLQKALKDPDVVKRMADFGMEALPGTPEQFHTMARAEAKRWGEVIKAAGVKLD; from the coding sequence ATGGATCGCCGTCAATTTCTGGCCGCTGTGGCCGCAGGCTCTGCTGCAGCCGCTTCCCCCTTTGCCATGGCGCAGGACTGGCCTGCCAACCCCGTGCGCTGGGTTGTGCCCTACCCACCCGGAGGCGGCACCGATGTGCTGGCCCGCACCGTGGCAGAAGCCATGCGCAAGACGCTGAACCAGACCATCGTGGTGGACAACCGCCCCGGCGCCTCCACCAATATCGGTGGCCAGATGGTGGCCTCGGCCAAGCCCGATGGCTACACCATCATGTCGGCTGACAACGCCATCCTTGCCTACAACGAACACCTGTTCAGCAAGCTGCCCTTCAACCCCGACAAGGACTTCACCTATGTCGGCGGCATCAGCCGTTTCCCCATGGCTCTGGTGGTCAACCCCGCTTTTGAAGCCAAGGATTTCAAGGAATTCCTGGCCTACGCCAAGGCCAACCCCGGCAAGCTCAACTACGCATCGCCCGGCAACGGCTCGCCCCACCATCTGGCCATGGAGCTGTTCAAGAACCGCACCGGCACCAGCCTGACCCACATCCCCTACAAGGGCGCAGCCCCCGCGCTGGCCGATGTGATGGGCGGCCAGGTGCCCTGCATGTTCCTGGACCTGGCTTCGGGCCTGCCCGTGATTCAGTCCGGCAAGGTGCGTGCACTGGCCATCGGCACCGCCAAGCGCGTGCCCAACCTGCCCAATGTGCCCACGCTGGCCGAGCTGGGCTTGAAGGACTCCGAGGTCTATGCCTTCCAGGGCATTCTGGGCCCCAAGGGTCTGCCACCCGCCATCGTGCAGCGCATCAATGCCGACCTGCAAAAAGCGCTCAAGGACCCCGATGTGGTCAAGCGCATGGCCGACTTCGGCATGGAAGCCCTGCCCGGCACGCCCGAGCAGTTCCACACCATGGCCCGCGCCGAAGCCAAGCGCTGGGGCGAGGTCATCAAGGCCGCTGGCGTGAAGCTGGATTGA
- a CDS encoding fumarylacetoacetate hydrolase family protein, translating into MKLATYKDGSRDGQLVVVSRDLSQACYATGIANRMQQVLDDWSYMAPQLQDLSHELNHGKARHAFPFDPQRCMAPLPRAYQWADGSAYINHVELVRKARNAEVPANFYTDPLMYQGGSDDFIGPCDDVIVPSTAMGIDFEAEIAVVTGDVPMGTDAKDALDGIRLVMLVNDVSLRNLIPNELAKGFGFFQSKPATAFSPVAVTLDELGDAWKGGRLHLTLQSTWNGRKVGMCDAGDDMTFHFGQLIAHIAKTRNVRAGSIVGSGTVSNKGVETGSGKNKRMDWPKGYSCIAEKRCIETIQDGAPKTDFMQFGDTIRIEMKGKDGQSIFGAIDQNIAPPGGNDRDDRDEGEQNPVGDTAQD; encoded by the coding sequence ATGAAACTGGCAACGTACAAAGATGGTTCGCGCGACGGGCAACTGGTTGTGGTTTCGCGTGACCTGAGCCAGGCCTGCTATGCCACCGGCATTGCCAACCGCATGCAGCAGGTGCTGGACGACTGGAGCTATATGGCGCCCCAGTTGCAGGATCTGTCGCACGAACTCAACCACGGCAAGGCCCGCCACGCCTTCCCGTTCGACCCCCAGCGCTGCATGGCCCCGCTGCCCCGCGCCTATCAGTGGGCTGATGGCTCGGCCTATATCAACCACGTCGAACTGGTGCGCAAGGCGCGCAATGCCGAGGTGCCCGCCAATTTCTACACCGACCCGCTGATGTACCAGGGCGGCAGCGATGACTTCATCGGCCCCTGTGACGATGTGATCGTGCCCAGCACGGCCATGGGCATTGATTTCGAGGCCGAGATTGCCGTGGTCACCGGCGATGTGCCCATGGGTACGGACGCCAAGGATGCGCTGGACGGTATCCGTCTGGTGATGCTGGTCAACGACGTGAGCCTGCGCAACCTCATCCCCAACGAACTGGCCAAGGGCTTTGGCTTTTTCCAGAGCAAGCCCGCCACCGCCTTCAGCCCCGTGGCGGTGACGCTGGACGAGCTGGGTGACGCCTGGAAGGGCGGCCGCCTGCACCTGACGCTGCAATCGACCTGGAACGGCCGCAAGGTGGGCATGTGCGATGCGGGTGACGATATGACCTTTCACTTCGGTCAGCTGATTGCCCATATTGCCAAGACCCGCAATGTGCGCGCAGGCTCCATCGTGGGCAGCGGCACGGTGAGCAACAAGGGCGTGGAAACCGGCAGCGGCAAGAACAAGCGCATGGACTGGCCCAAGGGCTATAGCTGCATCGCCGAAAAACGCTGCATCGAGACCATTCAGGACGGCGCGCCCAAGACCGATTTCATGCAGTTTGGCGACACCATCCGCATCGAGATGAAGGGCAAGGACGGCCAGAGCATCTTTGGCGCCATCGACCAGAACATTGCCCCTCCGGGTGGCAACGACCGCGATGACCGCGATGAGGGTGAGCAGAACCCGGTCGGGGATACTGCGCAGGATTGA
- a CDS encoding BTH_I0359 family protein has product MQMLYDSESFAVLHLRPDMEADAPAGTAVAEPKIQAHQLPRHGFEIVDKRSGKEVYLDGSWAEMFQKQILAWQQDAPTEEEVEEILDTYTGLAQQPVIVH; this is encoded by the coding sequence ATGCAAATGCTTTACGACTCGGAATCCTTTGCGGTGCTCCATCTGCGTCCAGACATGGAAGCAGACGCTCCGGCAGGCACCGCCGTGGCTGAGCCCAAAATCCAGGCCCATCAACTGCCTCGCCACGGTTTTGAAATCGTGGACAAGCGCTCCGGCAAAGAGGTTTATCTCGATGGATCCTGGGCTGAAATGTTCCAGAAGCAGATTCTGGCCTGGCAGCAAGATGCGCCGACCGAAGAAGAGGTAGAGGAAATCCTCGACACCTATACCGGTCTGGCCCAGCAACCTGTCATCGTCCACTGA
- a CDS encoding flavin monoamine oxidase family protein — protein sequence MPEPSQHFSRRQLLSMIGKVAGGSAMYQAMSSLGYAAESHYNGPVKLSNAKPGSSVLVLGAGLAGMVAAIELRAAGYKVQLLEFQGRAGGRCWTLRGGDEFAELDGTRQKVGFAKGNYFNPGPWRVPYHHHAMLDYYKRFGIKLEAFNQVNYNAYLHNSKALAGKPQRFRHVQTDVYGHVAELLSKATNQGALDQAISKEDKERLLEGLKAWGVLDKEYRYRSSNAVSDFRGYDIDPGGGLMAQAKPSTPMGLHDLLESNLWRQMGTGNVYEFHSAIFQPEGGMDMLAQAMARDLGSAIRYNTKVTKIAQNDKGVTVDYVDALKSGATQQARADWCVCTIPLSILSQIEVQASAPMQNAIASVPYGSSMKVGLEFKRRFWEEDERIYGGISYTDLPIQQISYPSTGYMSGGPAVLLGGYAFENSNAYRFSALKPAERIRLALEYGAQIHPQYKQEFLNGVSVAWHRMPWINGCFGNWTDALREQHYQNLAQVDGRLVLAGEHVSYIPAWQEGAVLSSLDAIQRLHAKASSL from the coding sequence ATGCCAGAGCCAAGCCAACATTTCAGCCGCAGACAGCTGCTTTCCATGATCGGGAAAGTGGCGGGCGGCAGTGCCATGTACCAAGCCATGAGCTCGCTGGGCTATGCCGCTGAATCGCACTACAACGGCCCCGTCAAACTGAGCAATGCCAAGCCCGGCTCCAGCGTTCTGGTGCTGGGTGCAGGCCTGGCGGGCATGGTGGCCGCCATTGAATTGCGCGCTGCGGGCTACAAGGTGCAACTGCTCGAATTCCAGGGCCGCGCCGGTGGCCGCTGCTGGACGCTGCGCGGCGGTGACGAGTTTGCTGAACTCGATGGAACGCGCCAGAAAGTGGGCTTTGCCAAGGGCAACTATTTCAACCCCGGCCCCTGGCGCGTGCCCTACCACCACCACGCGATGCTGGATTACTACAAGCGCTTTGGCATCAAGCTCGAAGCCTTCAACCAGGTCAACTACAACGCCTATCTGCACAACAGCAAGGCCCTGGCGGGCAAGCCCCAGCGCTTTCGCCATGTGCAGACCGATGTCTATGGCCATGTGGCCGAGCTGCTGTCCAAGGCCACCAACCAGGGCGCGCTGGACCAGGCCATCAGCAAAGAGGACAAGGAACGCCTGCTGGAAGGCCTCAAGGCCTGGGGCGTGCTGGACAAGGAATACCGCTACCGCTCAAGCAACGCCGTCAGCGACTTCCGGGGCTACGACATTGACCCCGGCGGCGGCCTGATGGCGCAGGCCAAGCCCTCCACCCCTATGGGTCTGCATGATCTGCTGGAATCCAACCTGTGGCGCCAGATGGGCACCGGCAATGTGTATGAGTTCCACAGCGCCATCTTCCAGCCCGAGGGCGGCATGGACATGCTGGCCCAGGCCATGGCGCGTGATCTGGGTTCGGCCATCCGCTACAACACCAAGGTCACCAAGATTGCCCAGAACGACAAGGGCGTGACCGTGGACTATGTGGACGCCCTCAAGTCCGGCGCCACCCAGCAGGCCCGCGCCGACTGGTGCGTGTGCACGATTCCGCTGTCCATCCTCAGCCAGATCGAAGTGCAGGCCAGCGCGCCCATGCAAAACGCCATTGCCAGCGTGCCCTACGGCAGCTCCATGAAGGTCGGCCTGGAATTCAAGCGCCGCTTCTGGGAAGAAGACGAGCGCATCTACGGCGGCATCAGCTACACCGACCTGCCCATCCAGCAAATCTCCTACCCCTCCACCGGCTATATGAGCGGTGGCCCCGCCGTGCTGCTGGGCGGCTACGCCTTTGAAAACAGCAACGCCTACCGCTTCTCGGCACTCAAGCCGGCCGAGCGCATTCGCCTGGCGCTGGAATACGGCGCGCAGATTCACCCGCAATACAAGCAGGAGTTCCTCAACGGCGTATCGGTGGCCTGGCACCGCATGCCCTGGATCAACGGCTGCTTTGGCAACTGGACCGACGCCCTGCGCGAGCAGCACTACCAGAACCTGGCCCAGGTCGATGGCCGCCTGGTACTGGCGGGCGAGCATGTCTCGTACATCCCCGCCTGGCAGGAAGGTGCCGTGCTGTCCTCGCTGGACGCCATTCAGCGCCTGCACGCCAAGGCCTCCAGCCTCTGA
- a CDS encoding zinc-ribbon domain containing protein, which produces MKSGKQRKAEIQLQRAGKAARAAASAAAQAVAPPALTAAMAACNPLQLAAYNSYGQPDFVARGYYVDEPFCCKDCGKQEVWTATRQKWWYEVAKGQVFTRANRCNACRRKERERAAEARRVQQQGKRQSEKEGVS; this is translated from the coding sequence ATGAAAAGCGGCAAACAACGCAAGGCAGAAATACAGTTGCAGCGCGCGGGGAAGGCGGCCCGGGCGGCCGCGTCTGCTGCAGCGCAGGCAGTTGCACCCCCTGCGCTGACGGCGGCAATGGCCGCCTGCAACCCCTTGCAACTGGCGGCCTACAACAGCTACGGCCAGCCCGACTTTGTGGCGCGTGGCTATTACGTGGACGAGCCGTTTTGCTGCAAGGACTGCGGCAAGCAGGAGGTGTGGACCGCCACGCGGCAGAAGTGGTGGTACGAGGTGGCCAAGGGCCAGGTCTTCACCAGGGCCAACCGCTGCAATGCCTGCAGGCGCAAAGAGCGCGAGCGTGCCGCCGAGGCGCGGCGTGTGCAGCAGCAGGGCAAGCGGCAGTCTGAAAAGGAGGGGGTGTCATGA
- a CDS encoding c-type cytochrome, with amino-acid sequence MHTLHRLCAATALALSLAGGAMAQSQGTQDVKNLQPLQSAAILAISAADTQALMSNFSSLRPRFSQTGGEALYQATCQGCHMAKGEGAKGAGFYPALASNPKLAAAAYPASVVMNGLHGMPSFASKLSDDQIADVVNYVRSNFGNQYPDKLSATDVKAFRVTQ; translated from the coding sequence ATGCACACATTGCACCGTCTTTGCGCCGCCACCGCCCTGGCTCTGAGCCTGGCCGGAGGCGCCATGGCCCAGTCACAGGGCACACAGGATGTGAAAAACCTGCAGCCGCTGCAGTCGGCCGCCATCCTGGCCATCTCGGCAGCAGATACCCAGGCGCTGATGAGCAACTTCTCCTCCCTGCGCCCGCGCTTTTCGCAAACCGGCGGCGAAGCCCTGTACCAGGCCACCTGCCAGGGCTGCCACATGGCCAAGGGCGAAGGTGCCAAGGGTGCGGGCTTTTACCCCGCCCTCGCCTCCAACCCCAAGCTGGCCGCTGCCGCCTACCCTGCCTCGGTCGTCATGAACGGGCTGCACGGCATGCCCTCCTTTGCCAGCAAGCTGTCTGACGACCAGATTGCCGACGTCGTGAACTATGTGCGTAGCAACTTTGGCAACCAGTACCCCGACAAGCTCTCGGCCACCGACGTCAAAGCCTTTCGCGTCACGCAATAA